One Mycolicibacterium fortuitum subsp. fortuitum genomic window carries:
- a CDS encoding acyl-CoA dehydrogenase family protein produces the protein MAFDLTPTAAQHNLARRTHEFAEQVVRPVAAEYDQRQEFPWPVLEEAAAQGFYSPLFYRDLIGDPTGLSLPMFMEELFWGCAGIGLAVVMPALALSAIGQAASPEQMLQWAPECFGTPGDLKLAALAISEPEGGSDVRNLRTYATRSGPGPDADWIIDGHKMWIGNGGIANVHVVNAVVDKDLGHKGQALFVVEGGTPGLEMVRKLDKLGCRASHTAELKFDGVRVPADNLLGGHEKLEHKLARAREAVEGAAHSGSATLGTFEQTRPMVAAQALGIARAAIEYATEYANRRVAFGGPIIDNQGVAFPLADLATQIDAARLLTWRASWMAATGVPFERGEGSMSKLAASEVAVRTTERAIQTMGGWGYVTDHPVEKWYRDAKLYTIFEGTSEIQRIVISHALGAADGKPPLHVDLEPSGGPLNRWFGRGTPLRTRAAGAALSAKDSVPEPVMRLAMRVLRPPRK, from the coding sequence AACAGGTCGTCAGACCGGTCGCCGCCGAATACGACCAGCGGCAGGAGTTTCCGTGGCCGGTCCTCGAAGAAGCGGCCGCCCAGGGCTTCTACAGTCCGCTGTTCTATCGCGACCTGATCGGTGACCCCACCGGACTGTCCCTTCCGATGTTCATGGAGGAGCTCTTCTGGGGCTGTGCAGGGATCGGCTTGGCCGTCGTCATGCCGGCACTGGCGTTGTCGGCCATCGGCCAGGCCGCCTCGCCGGAACAGATGCTGCAGTGGGCACCGGAATGCTTCGGCACCCCGGGAGATCTCAAGCTGGCCGCGCTGGCGATCTCCGAACCCGAGGGCGGCAGCGACGTACGTAACCTGCGCACCTATGCCACCCGGAGCGGCCCGGGCCCGGACGCGGACTGGATCATCGACGGCCACAAGATGTGGATCGGCAACGGCGGCATCGCCAATGTCCACGTCGTCAACGCCGTCGTGGACAAAGACCTCGGGCACAAGGGGCAGGCCCTGTTCGTGGTCGAAGGCGGCACGCCGGGGCTGGAAATGGTGCGCAAACTCGACAAGCTCGGCTGCCGCGCCTCACACACCGCCGAGCTCAAGTTCGACGGCGTCCGCGTGCCGGCCGATAATCTGCTCGGCGGTCACGAGAAGCTCGAGCACAAGTTGGCGCGGGCTCGCGAGGCGGTCGAGGGCGCCGCGCATTCCGGCTCTGCCACCCTCGGGACCTTCGAGCAGACCCGGCCGATGGTTGCCGCCCAGGCCCTCGGGATCGCAAGGGCAGCAATCGAATATGCCACCGAATACGCGAACCGCCGCGTCGCCTTCGGTGGCCCGATCATCGACAACCAGGGTGTCGCATTTCCGCTCGCCGACCTCGCCACGCAGATCGATGCCGCCCGGTTGCTCACCTGGAGGGCGTCGTGGATGGCCGCCACCGGTGTGCCGTTCGAGCGTGGCGAGGGTTCGATGTCGAAGCTGGCCGCCAGCGAGGTTGCCGTGCGGACCACCGAGCGGGCCATCCAGACGATGGGGGGCTGGGGTTACGTGACCGATCACCCTGTGGAGAAGTGGTACCGGGACGCCAAGCTGTACACGATCTTCGAGGGCACCAGCGAGATCCAACGCATCGTGATCTCGCATGCGCTGGGCGCCGCCGACGGAAAGCCTCCGCTGCACGTGGACCTGGAGCCGTCCGGCGGACCGTTGAACCGGTGGTTCGGTCGCGGCACGCCGCTGCGCACCCGCGCGGCCGGCGCGGCGCTGTCCGCGAAAGACAGCGTGCCCGAGCCGGTCATGCGCCTGGCGATGAGGGTCCTCCGCCCACCGCGCAAGTAG